The Chryseobacterium shigense genome segment TTTAACTAAAGTTTTATAGATTTAATAATTCAACAAATGTAAATAATAAAAATCAATTTTATTTTATGCTAAAAGAAAAACTTTCAAATGCTATTTTATTTTTTGATTAATCATAAAAGTGATACGCATTACTATTTTCTACCTAATTTAATGAAAGAATAAACGTAACAGATAATAAAAAAAATCCCGGACTAAAAAGCCCGGGATTATATTGATAACAAAAAATTCTACATTATTTTACTTGATCTACAACTGCTTTGAAAGCTTCAGGGTGATTCATTGCTAAATCTGCTAAAACTTTTCTGTTAAGCTCTACGTTGTTCTTTTTAAGAGCTCCCATAAACTGAGAGTAAGACATTCCGTGCTCTCTTGCACCAGCGTTGATACGCGTGATCCAAAGTGATCTGAAGTTTCTTTTCTTCTCTTTTCTTCCACGGTAAGCATATTGCATTGCTTTTTCTACCGCGTTTTTAGCTACAGTCCAAACGTTCTTTCTTCTACCGAAAAAACCTTTAGCTTGCTTCATAATTTTTTTTCTGCGAGCTCTTGAAGCTACTGCATTTACTGATCTTGGCATAATTTAAATTGTTTTTTTGAAAAGGGCGGCAGCTTAACTGCTCTTAGTGGCACCGTTTCAGGGTTAAATTGTTGAATTTGTTTTGAATTCTTATAAACCGGATATAGATTTATAAAAACTACTTAATGGCTAATTGACGTAGAACGCTTTTCTCATCCACAGCAGCAACGTAAGAAGTCTGCGTAAGATTTCTCTTCTGCTTAGTTTCTTTCTTAGTTAAGATGTGGCTTTTGAAAGCATTCTTTCTTTTAATCTTACCCGTTCCGGTAAGTTGAAAACGCTTTTTAGCACCTGATTTCGTTTTTAATTTTGGCATTGTTTTGCTTTTTATGTTTTGTTATCAATATCTTGTTCCTTGATTCCTGCAATACAGAGGAATTACAGTTTGCAAAGATACAAAAAAATTCAATCCAAACTTTCATTATCCGTGATTTTATCAGACTTATATAAAAAAGCCGACCCTGTTAGGAGACGGCTATGAGTTAAAAGTCGGTTTTGTAATAATAATGAAATTTATTATGATTGAAAAAATGATAATAAATCTTTATTGATTGTTTCGGCTTCTGTGGTAGGCATTCCGTGCGGGAAACCGGGATAGGAAATTAATTTTCCGTTTTTAAGTAGAGTAGCGGCAACCTTACCGGTCGTTTCAAAAGGAACAATCTGGTCATCTTCACCATGGAGAACCAAAACCGGAATTTCCGTGTTTTTAAGATCTTCTGTGAAATCGGTTTCAGAGAAAGCTTTGATACAGTCATAATGAGCTTTGATTGAACCATTCATCCCTTGTCTCCACCAGTTTCTTTGAATTCCTTCTGAAATATTTGCTCCTTCTCTGTTATAGCCGTAAAAAGGAAATGTAATGTCTATATAGAACTGTTGCCTGTGATGGGTGGTATTATTACGGATATCATCGAAAACAGACATGGGTACACCATCCGGGTTATTTTCGGTTTTAACCATAATGGGAGTCACTGCACTTATTAAAACGGCCTTTGCAACCCTTCCTTTTCCATACTGTGCAACATATCGGATCACTTCACCGCCGCCTGTGGAGTGTCCCACATGGATAGCATCTTTAAGATCCAGTGCGGTTACAATTTCGTCAACATCTGATGCGTAAGTATCCATATTGTGTCCTTCCGGAGTCTGCTCAGATCTTCCGTGGCCTCTTCTGTCATGGGCAATCACTCTGTACCCCTGCTCTAAAAAGAACAACATTTGTGCATCCCAGTCATCACTGGATAACGGCCATCCGTGATGAAAAAATACAGGCTGCCCTTTTCCCCAGTCTTTGTAGTAAATTTCGGTTCCGTCTTTTAATGTAAGTGTGCTCATTGCTTTTCTGTTTTTAAATTATTAATAATATAATGAATAATAGTGTTTGCTGATTACAATACAAATGTATACTTATATCTTTTACCGGATATTGATATAGGGTAATATTTAATAATAACTTAATAAATTTTAAAAACAAAAAAACCTCAAAATACTTTGAGGTTTATATGATAGGAAACAGACTTACGCCTGTTAAAACTATTTAGCTGGTTTTTTAGGACTCATCATCATGATCATTCTTTTTCCTTCAAGCTTTGGAAGCTGGTCTACTTTTCCAACGTGCTCAAGTTCCTGGGCAAGTTTCAGAAGTAAGATTTCTCCCTGGTCTTTAAAGATAATTGAACGTCCTTTAAAAAATACGTAGGTTTTTAATTTTGAACCTTCTTCAAGAAACTTTTCAGCATGCTTCTTCTTAAATTCATAATCGTGATCATCAGTTTGAGGCCCGAAACGGATCTCTTTTACAACCACTTTCACCTGCTTTGCTTTAAGTTCCTTCTGTTTTTTCTTTTGCTCGTATAAAAACTTTTTATAGTCTAATATTCTTGCAATAAAAGGTTCTGCCTTATCGGAGATTACTACCAGATCAAGATCCTGCTCTGTAGCAAGCTGTCTTGCCTTATCAATTGGATAAACTCCCGGCTCTACGTTGTCGCCCACTAAACGAAGCTCTCTCACACGAATTTTATCGTTGATCAAGTGCGCGTCCTCCTGTACCGGACGTCTCTGTGGGCCCCTGTTGTTAAATCTTTGTGCTATTGTATTATAATTTTATTGGTTAATTACTTATTTATTTTTTCTGAAATTAAAATATTGAAGAATTTAATGGCCAAAAGATCAATTAATGTATGTCTAATAGTTTTTCAATATTTTAATTCTTTAATCTTTTTATATCGCTGTCTCTTTCTTGAAGTAAGCAACAAAATCTTCCATGCTCATGGCTCCGAGATCTCCTTCGCCGCGTCTTCTTACAGAAATGGTGCCGTCAGTTTCCTCATTTTCACCTACAACCAGCATGAATGGAATCTTCTTCAATTCTGCATCACGGATCTTTTTCCCGGTTTTCTCATTCCTGTCGTCAATCAGACCGCTAATATCGTGATTTTCCAAAAATTGTGAAACTTTTTTTGCATAATCTACATATTTTTCACTGATCGGTAAAATAATAAACTGGTCAGGGCTCAGCCATAACGGGAAATCTCCGGCAGTATTCTCTAAAAGAATCGCAATAAAGCGTTCCATAGAACCGAACGGCGCTCTGTGGATCATTACCGGTCTGTGCTTCTCATTATCGTTTCCGATGTAGTGAAGATCAAACCTTTCCGGTAAATTGTAATCTACCTGGATGGTTCCCAGCTGCCATCTTCTTCCCAAAGCATCTTTCACCATGAAATCTAATTTAGGACCGTAAAATGCTGCTTCACCATATTCAACAACAGTTCTTAAACCTTTGTTTTTGGCTGCTGTAATGATTGCGTTTTCCGCTTTTTCCCAGTTTTCATCTGAACCGATATATTTTTCCCTGTTATCAGGATCTCTCAGAGAAACCTGAGTGACAAAATCTTCAAAACCTAAAGATCTGAAAACGTACAGTACAAGATCAATTACGGCTTCAAATTCTCCCAGAAGCTGATCCGGAGTACAGAAAAGGTGGGCATCGTCCTGGGTAAATCCACGAACTCTTGTCAATCCGTGAAGCTCTCCGCTCTGCTCATATCTGTATACAGTCCCGAATTCCGCATATCTTTTCGGAAGATCCCTGTAGCTCCATTGTGATGTTTTATAGATTTCACAATGGTGAGGGCAGTTCATCGGCTTCAGCATGAATTCTTCACCTTCATTAGGTGTTTTGATCGGCTGGAAGCTGTCCGCACCATATTTATCCCAGTGTCCTGAAGTTACATACAGTTCTTTTGCCCCGATGTGTGGTGACATTACGAATTCATAACCTCCTTTTTTCTGGGCAACACTAAGGAAATTTTCCAGTTTCCTTCTTAAAGCAGTTCCTTTCGGAAGCCATAAAGGAAGACCTGCACCCACTTTTTCAGAGAATGCAAAAATTCCGAGTTCTTTACCTAATTTTCTGTGGTCTCTTCTTTTAGCCTCTTCCAGTCTTTCAAGGTATTCGGTAAGTTCTTTCTGTTTAGGAAAAGAAATACCGTAAACCCTTGTCAGCTGAGGATTGTTTTCATTTCCTCTCCAGTAAGCACCGGCTGCGTTTAGGATTTTCATTGCCTTTACGATTCCGGTATTCGGAATGTGTCCGCCACGGCATAAATCCGTGAAATTATCATGAGTTACAAAAGTGATTTCTCCATCATTAAGATTAGAGATAAGTTCTACTTTGTAAGGGTTATCTGCATATGTTTTTAATGCTTCTTCTTTAGAAACAGGGTATAAAGAGAATGTTGAACCTTTTTTTGCATTTTCAAGCACTTTCTTTTCAATCTTCTCAAAATCTTTCTCAGATAAACTTTCGTCCCCGAAATCCACATCATAATAGAATCCGCTTTCAATAGCAGGTCCGATTGTTAATTTAGCATCAGGATAAAATTCAAGGATAGCCTGCGCCAGCAAGTGGGCAGAAGAATGCCAGAAAGCTTTCTTTCCAAGATCATCATTCCAAGTTAACAACTGTACCGTTGAATCCGTGGTTATAGGTGTGGTAGTTTCTACTTGTTTGCCGTTTACAACTGCGGAAATGGTATTTCTAGCCAATCCCTCGCTTATAGATTTTGCCACATCTAAAGGAGTAACTGCTCCTTCGAATTCTTTGACACTATTGTCTGGAAGTGTAATTTTTATCATTGTTTACTAAAAATTTTTAAGAGGCAAAAATACGCATTTTTTAGATAAAATACTATATTAGCCTGTATTTAGAATAAGAATTAACATCAAATATGAAAAAGATTGTTGCGGTTTTTGCCGTGTTTATTTTTTCACTGCACTTTTCACAGAAAAAAACATCTAAATTTTCAGTTTCCCATAACCGGAATATTGAAACCTATTTCCTTGCGGAGATCCTTTCTGTAGAGCATCGGAAGAATAATAAAGATTTTGAACTGTATAAAATCAAAGAATGTTCTGTGTATCAGCCTATCGTTAAAAAAGCTATCGATAAATACGGATCATTAAAAAACTCTAAAATTGCTGTTCTGACGGCTGAAATCAACGATGTTCTGATGGAGAAATATAGTTCCGGTAATGATGTTCTGATGAAACCTCTTCTTTACCATAGAGAATTTCCGGCAGATGATTGGGTTAATAACTATACATTCAATGATAATAAGTTTACAAAAAAGCAAAATGAAGAAGTAACTTCCCTGATCAGGAATTATATTTCGGAGCTGCATCATTTTTATGTAAAAGAAAATATCGGCGAATTTTTCGAACAAAATAAAGATTTTTATAAAAATGCCGAAGCTGAATATAATCAACAGATTCCACCCGCATTTACAGATGCTATGGAACAGTTTTATGGTGAAGGCTTCAATACATATACCATCCTTATTTCTCCGATGATGATGTGGCCTATTGAAGATAATGAAGGAAGGGGAATTGGAACAGCAGTTGATCTGAAATCAGGAGCAAAGAATATCTATGAAATTGCAAGTCCGTTTGTAAGGGTTGAAAAGCCTGGGCAGTTCGGGTATGATAATCAGTTTCAGGCCAGGTTTTTAAGTGTTCATGAATTCGGGCATTCTTTTGTTAATAAAGAGGTGTATAAAAACAAGGACAAGCTTGAAAAATTTAAAGACCTGTTTGAAAAATCCAAATTGAAGGAAACTATGATCAAAATAGGAGGCTACGGGGATTACCAGACCTGCGTTGCCGAACATTTGGTCAGGCTGGGGGAGATAGAAACCGCCAGGATCCAGCAAGATTTTGAAAGATCAAAAAGGCTGGAAGACTATCATATGAGGAATAATTTTATTTTCCTGCCAGAATTGGAAGCTAAGATCAATGAATATAACACTGACCGGAAAAAATATAAAACATTCGGAGACTTTGTTCCACAGCTTCTGGAAATTTTTGAGAAAAGTACTATTGAATCTATCAATAGTAAACTTGAAAATATCAAAAAATAATTTAGCATTTTTATCATATGAATAATTTTAATATTGATCTCCATTGTGATCTGCTATGCTATTTATTAGCGGCAGGTTCAGCAATTGACGACAGGGAATTGGGCTGCTCGCTTCCTTTCTTAAAACAGGGCAATGTAAAGCTTCAGGTAATGGCCATGTATGCCGGTACAGGCGGAAACAGTTCTGTTAATGGAATAAGGCAAAGTGAAATATTTTCAGATCTGATAAAAACTGAAAATTTCTTCTTATTTGAAGGCGAAAACTATAAAAATGCTGAGAACAGGGATAAAGTTGGCGTTATAGCCTCCATTGAAAATGCATCCGCCTTCTGTAATGAAGATGATACGCTGGAATCAGGCTTTAAAAATCTTGAAACAATCATTGCAAACGCAAGAAAGCTTCTTTATATAGGAATTACACATCATACGGAAAACCGTTTCGGAGGCGGAAATGATTCTGAAGCAGGACTGAAAGACGATGGTAAAGTTTTAATAGATTATATTGCCGATAGGAAAATTGCCATTGATTTAGCCCACACAAGCGATCAGCTGGCCTACGGTATTCTCAATTATATAGATCAGAAAAACTACAATATCCCCATTCTGGCAAGCCACTCCAATTACAGAAGCATCCAGAATAAGAGAAGAAACCTTCCGGATGAACTGGCCAAAGAAGTTATTAAAAGAAAAGGCCTGATAGGGCTTAATCTTATAAAAGACTGGCTGGATGATAACAGCCCGGAAAGATTATATGACCACATTCAGCGTGGGCTTGATCTCGGAGGTGAAAATGCCATCGCGTACGGTTTGGATTTTTTCCATGATAAAGCACATCCGGACAAATCCCGTTATCCTTTTTTCTTTGAAGGATATGATGATGCTTCCGCATTTAATACCATCAACAGCAGGCTTGAAAACGATTTTTCAGCTGAACTGATGGAAAAGATAAGTCATGGAAACGCTTTGAAGTTTTTGGAAAGAATTTCAGTTTAGGAACTGGTGGCTTCGAGAGCCTCAGCCACCAGATGCTGTATTTATTAATTGATGTCTTAAAAATATTGAAATCAGGTTGGTGGCTGAGGCTCTCGAAGCCACCAACCAATTCTATTTCTTCCGTTTATATCTCACTTTCTGCTTGATGATCTCTACCACATCCACATTTTTCACCTTAGATTTTACCCAGCCATGAATATCAATATACAGTAAAGATCTCCTGTAATATTCATTCTTTGAAAAATCTTCAAGTATCTTATCAAAAGCTTTAAATGATTCCTGCTGTTTACTTAAAACCAAATTGTTAATGTTTTTAAAAAACTGTATGCTTTCAAAATGAAATGCCTCAGGTTTTTTCATTTTACGGGCAAATTTTAACGTTGAGTTGATGAATTCATCATAATCTTCATCGTTGCCCGATTCGTATTTTGCCATTAAGATCAGGATCCGGGTATGGAATAAGAGGTCTTCCTGAACATTGCCTTTACATTCTATGACCTTCATGGAATACTCAATTGATTTTTCAAACATTTTGCTTCCGAAAAACATGGCCGCCATTTTCAGGTAAAGAATCATAAAGTGATGCTCATCAATCCTTTCCCTGAGCTTTTCCATTTTCAGTTCAATTTCAGGGATAAGCTTTGTACCTGTAAAAAATTCACCTTTTACAAAATGGATATTCATCAGGGTATTATAATGAGTCAGGAAAATCAAAGCCTGAAGGTTTTCATTCTGGCTAAAATTCTGGGAATTTACCGTAGCATTGAAATTCTCAAAATGTTCTTCCAGGATATCAATATTTCCATACAGGAATAAAATTTTAAGCAGATAGGTATTACCCTTAATATACCACACCGGATGACTGAAGATCATTTCAGGATTCTTATGAAAGAGATCTACCCATTGGCGGGCATATTTCAGCGTATATTTATAATCCTGAAGCAGCTGATTTTTCCAGACATGGGCCTTGAAATACCATAATTTTTCCGTAAAATTAAGCCGTTCCAGTTTTATTTTCTGAATCTGATCATTGAAAAGCTCAAGTACTTTTCCACGGTCCGTATCATTTTGAACATAGCCATGCGTAAGCATTTCACTGTATAATTTAAGGGACAGATTGGAAAGCTCTGTGGCATAATGGTTCTGCTTGCTGATTTCTGTAGACTGTCTGATAAGTTCATCCGCACGCCCTTCAATACTTCTTGTAATAAACTGTGATTCAATTACCTTTTCGAGATCAATAATTTCTGAAGCAATACTTTTCTCATCCAGTTCCAATGCAGACTGTTTCGTTTTATCCAGTATCTTTAAAGCCTGTTTGTAAAGGCCTTTCTGGTATAAAATATTGGCAAAATCCAACTGTTCCCGGAGCTGTATCCTGTAATTCTGATGGCTTGGGTTCATCCGAAGACTCACAAGAATCTGTTTGTAGAGATGCGCTTTCAGGTTGGATAGCTGCTGCTTTGTAGAGATTTTTTTCTCAATAATGATTTGTTCATCATATTCTTTCATCTTGTCAAGCTCTGAAAAAAGGAGTAGAAATTTAGCATCTACATTAATTCCCAGACGGTTGACGTACAGTTTGAACTGACGTTTTTCAGAAGTGGTTAATGACTTAATCAGTACAAACAAAAAATCTTTCTGCAATTCTGCCATTGTAAATTTATAAAATATAATAAATTGATTATCAGTTAAATCTGGTTATTTTTTCAGCTGTTGAATATTGTAATTTTCAGAAAAAATGAAAACGCAAAAATATTGTAAGCGGTAGTTTTGATCAAAATTAAGTAAAAAACTTCATTATGAATTCCGAAAAAATTGAAATTTTTGATACTACGCTGAGGGATGGGGAACAGGTTCCCGGATGTAAACTGAATACAAAACAAAAACTTATGATAGCAGAAAGGCTTGATAAGCTAGGGATTGACGTAATTGAAGCCGGTTTTCCAATTTCAAGTCCGGGCGATTTTGAATCTGTTTCAGAAATTTCAAAGCTGATAAAAAATGCAAAAGTATGCGGACTGACGAGAGCCAACAGAAAAGATATTGACACAGCCGCCGAAGCATTAAAATATGCAAAAAGGCCGCGAATCCACACTGGAATCGGAACTTCAGATTCCCATATTCAATATAAATTCAATTCAACAAGGGAAAATATTCTGGAACGGGCTGCAGAAGCTGTAAAATATGCCAAAAGCTATGTAGAGGATGTAGAATTTTATGCTGAAGATGCGGGACGAACAGATAATGCTTACCTCGCAAGAGTCTGTGAAGAAGTTATTAAAGCCGGGGCTACAGTTTTGAATATTCCGGATACAACAGGTTATTGTTTGCCCGAAGAATACGGCCAGAAAATAAAATACCTGAAAGAGAATGTAAAGGGTATTGAAAAAGCTGTCCTGTCATGTCATTGCCACAATGATCTGGGACTTGCCACCGCCAATTCAATTGCCGGGGCCATCAACGGAGCCCGCCAGATTGAATGTACCATCAACGGATTGGGCGAAAGAGCTGGAAATACAGCTTTGGAAGAAGTTGTAATGATTCTGAAACAGCATAAAGACTTGAATTTTCATACAGATATCAATTCAAAAATGCTTAATGAAATGAGTCTGATGGTTTCCGATCTTATGGGAATGCCGGTACAGCCTAATAAAGCCATTGTCGGGGCTAATGCTTTTGCACATAGTTCAGGAATTCATCAGGATGGTGTTATTAAAAACCGGGAAACATATGAGATCATAGATCCGGCAGAAGTGGGAGTGAATGCTTCATCCATTATCCTTACAGCAAGAAGCGGGCGTTCTGCTTTGGCATACAGATTCAAACATATCGGTTATGATATCACTAAAAACGAGCTTGATTTTCTGTATCAGGAATTTTTAAAAATCGCAGATCTGAAAAAAGAAGTTAAAAATGACGATCTGTACATGATTATGGAAACATGCAGCAGAAAAATAGGATAGTATTGATTTAAAAGTCAGGTAAAAATAAATATGGATAACAATAAAAAAACACTTTTTGACAAAGTCTGGGATGCTCATGTAGTAGAAACTGTTCCGGATGGGCCTCAAATTATTTATATAGACAAGCACTTGATCCACGAGGTAACCAGTCCACAGGCTTTTGCAGAACTTGAAGCAAGGAATCTTGGAGTTTTCAGGCCCAACCAGATTGTAGCCACCGCAGATCACAACGTTCCTACGCTTGATCAGGAAAAGCCGATCCGGGATGAACTTTCCAGAAACCAGGTAGAACAATTAACGGAGAACTGTAAAAAAAACAATATAGAACTTTTTGGTTTAGGTCATCAGTATCAGGGAATTGTTCACATTATCGCCCCGGAATTGGGAATTACCCAGCCTGGAATGAGTATCGTATGCGGAGACAGTCATACCTCTACACACGGAGCTTTCGGTGCTATTGCTTTCGGGATTGGAACCAGCCAGGTGGCACAGGTTTTTGCCAGTCAGTGCCTGCTGCTTAATAAACCTAAATCCATGAGGATTACCGTAAATGGTAAACTGAATGAAAATGTTCAGCCTAAAGATGTCATTCTCTATATTATTTCCAAAATCGGTACCGATGGCGGAACAGGATATTTTTGTGAATATGCCGGAAATGTGTTTGAAGAAATGTCCATGGAAGGAAGAATGACCGTATGCAACATGAGTATTGAAATGGGTGCCAGAGGCGGCATGATTGCACCGGATGAAACCACTTTTGAATACGTAAAAGGAAAAACATTTGCCCCGAAAGGTGAAGAATGGGCAGAAAAGCTCGCGCACTGGAAAACCCTCAAAACAGATGAAGGTGCTGTCTTTGACAAAGAGCTTACATTCAATGCTACAGAAATATTTCCAATGATCACCTACGGAACCAATCCGGGAATGGGAATTTCAATTAACGAAGCCATTCCTGTTCCGCAAAATGAATCTGAAGAAAAAGCCCTTCAATATATGGGACTGAAAGCCGGTCAGGAAGTTTCAAATATTAAAGTGAATCATGTATTCATCGGAAGCTGTACCAACGCAAGAATAGAAGATTTCCGTTCTGTAGCACAGTATATTAAAGGTAAAGCCAAGTCCGAAACTGTAAAAGCCCTGATTGTTCCGGGATCACAGCAGGTTGTAAAACAGATCTATGAAGAAGGTCTGGATAAAATTTTCAATGATGCAGGATTCCAGATCCGTCAGCCGGGATGTTCAGCCTGTCTTGCCATGAATGATGATAAAATTCCGGAAGGAGAATACTGTGTTTCCACTTCCAACAGGAATTTTGAAGGCAGGCAGGGGCAGGGAGCGAGAACCATTCTGGCAAGTCCGCTCACCGCAGCCAAAGCAGCTATAGAAGGAAGAATTTCAGCTTTTGAAAGCTTAAACTAAAAGATCAGACAGACTAATGCAAAAATTAACTTATATACAATCAACCGCAGTACCGTTACCCGCAGAAAATATAGATACGGACCAGATCATTCCTGCAAGATTCCTGAAAAGTATTGACAGGAAAGGCTTTGGAGAGAACCTGTTCAGAGACTGGAGGTTTAACATTCATTCAGGAGAGCCTAACCCTGATTTTGTATTGAACAATTCAAAGTACAGCGGGGAAATCTTAGTGGCCGGAAATAATTTCGGGTGCGGAAGCAGCAGGGAACATGCCGCCTGGTCTTTGACTGATTATGGATTCAAAGTAATTATATCAAGCTATTTTGCCGATATTTTTAAAGGGAATGCTCTCAACAACGGACTTCTTCCCGTAAAGGTTTCCGAAGAATTTTTAAAAGATATTTTAAGAAGTATTACCGAAAACCCTGAATTAGAAATTAATGTGGATGTAGAGCAGCAGACGATCAGTTTTAACGGGAGAACAGAAACCTTTGAACTCGATTCTTATAAAAAAATATGCCTTATCAACGGCTATGATGATATTGATTTTTTAATCAGCAAAAAACAGGTGATAGAACAATTTGAACTAAAAACACAAAAGCATGAGCAACAATTATTTTAAAATAGCAGTTTTGCCCGGAGACGGAATCGGTCCCGAAGTAGTCAGTGAAAGTATGAAGGTGTTGGAGGCTGTGGAAGAGGTTTTTCACTGCCGGTTCCAGTTTTCTTATGGATTAATGGGGGCTGAAGCTATTTTCAAAACCGGAGATCCTCTTCCTGAAGAAACATTAAAAATTTGTAAAGATTCGGATGCCGTTCTTTTCGGGGCAATTGGAGATCCGGTTTTCGACAACAACCCGGAAGCAAAGGTAAGACCTGAACAAGGTTTATTGAAACTTCGTAAAGAATTGGGGTTATATGCCAATATCAGGCCTTTGAAAACCTATGCTTCACTGATTGATAAAAGTCCTTTAAAAAGAGAAATTATTGAAGGAACGGATATCCAGATCTTCAGGGAATTGGTGAGCGGAATTTATTTCGGTGAAAAATTTACAGATCCGGACGGTAAATATGCCTATGATGTCTGTAAATACAGTACAGAAGACATCATTCCTATTGCTCATATGGCTTTTAAAGAAGCTGAAAAGAGGAAAAAGAAACTTACTTTAATTGATAAGGCAAATGTTTTGGATACTTCAAGACTCTGGAGAAAGACCTGCCAGAAAATTGCCATTCAATATCCTGATGTACAACTGGATTATATATTTGTTGATAATGCAGCCATGCAGTTGGTTCTTAACCCTAAACAGTTTGATGTGATCCTGACAGAGAATATGTTTGGAGATATTATTTCAGATGAAGCTAGTGTTATCGGCGGTTCTATCGGGCTTTTACCGTCTGCTTCAATAGGTGAGGAAAATGCTTTGTTCGAACCTATTCACGGTTCTTATCCTCAGGCTAAAGGAAAAGGTGTTGCCAATCCTGTTGCATCCATCCTGAGTACAGCCATGATGTTAGATTATCTTGAACTTACTGAAGCAGCTGATAAATTGAGAAGGGCAGTAGAGCATGCTATTGAGAACAGATATGTTACAGTAGATCTTAATTCGGAACAGCATTATTCTACAAGTGAAGTGGGAAGCTTTATTGCGGATTATATCAAATATTCTGAAAAATCTTATTATAATTTTGAAAATATCAAGATCGGAAAATCTACGATCGTATAGTTTTAAACAAACAGTTCACATAAATAATAGATTAGTTAGAAAGGTTCTGTCCTATGGGATGGAACCTTTCGTTTTATATAGAAGAGTGTACAGGATTTTAACCACAGATTTCACGGATTTTCACAGATAACTGCGTATAATTAATTTTAATAATTTCCATAAGTATAACATAAACATCTGTGAAAATCCGTGAAATCTGTGGTAAATAAAAACAGCTTCTTTTATAGAGAATGGATGAAGAATAGAAGATGTACAAAAATTTCATCATTAAAAAAGCCCCATCTCAAATATGAGACAGGACCTTCTTTATTTCTTAGTGTTATCCGTTTTTCCCGATTTGTTTTTTGAAGCTTTCTGAATATCTTCCTTATCAATATCGGGCGGATTGCTTTTTTCTGATGAAGCAGGAATATTCTGAAAATCCTGGTTCTGTTTCTTGGTTTCTGCGCTGTTGGCAGATTCTTTCTTTTTGTCGTCTTTTGAATCCATAGCTTTACATTTTTAGAGTCCTAAAACACCGAGCTTGCCGGTTTCATCTTCTATGGTATAGTTCAAAGCCTTTGCCAAAACGAAAATATTGTTGAGGTTTTCCATTAATTGTTTACGTCCTTCTGTTCTCAGTTGGT includes the following:
- the leuB gene encoding 3-isopropylmalate dehydrogenase encodes the protein MSNNYFKIAVLPGDGIGPEVVSESMKVLEAVEEVFHCRFQFSYGLMGAEAIFKTGDPLPEETLKICKDSDAVLFGAIGDPVFDNNPEAKVRPEQGLLKLRKELGLYANIRPLKTYASLIDKSPLKREIIEGTDIQIFRELVSGIYFGEKFTDPDGKYAYDVCKYSTEDIIPIAHMAFKEAEKRKKKLTLIDKANVLDTSRLWRKTCQKIAIQYPDVQLDYIFVDNAAMQLVLNPKQFDVILTENMFGDIISDEASVIGGSIGLLPSASIGEENALFEPIHGSYPQAKGKGVANPVASILSTAMMLDYLELTEAADKLRRAVEHAIENRYVTVDLNSEQHYSTSEVGSFIADYIKYSEKSYYNFENIKIGKSTIV
- the leuC gene encoding 3-isopropylmalate dehydratase large subunit, which encodes MDNNKKTLFDKVWDAHVVETVPDGPQIIYIDKHLIHEVTSPQAFAELEARNLGVFRPNQIVATADHNVPTLDQEKPIRDELSRNQVEQLTENCKKNNIELFGLGHQYQGIVHIIAPELGITQPGMSIVCGDSHTSTHGAFGAIAFGIGTSQVAQVFASQCLLLNKPKSMRITVNGKLNENVQPKDVILYIISKIGTDGGTGYFCEYAGNVFEEMSMEGRMTVCNMSIEMGARGGMIAPDETTFEYVKGKTFAPKGEEWAEKLAHWKTLKTDEGAVFDKELTFNATEIFPMITYGTNPGMGISINEAIPVPQNESEEKALQYMGLKAGQEVSNIKVNHVFIGSCTNARIEDFRSVAQYIKGKAKSETVKALIVPGSQQVVKQIYEEGLDKIFNDAGFQIRQPGCSACLAMNDDKIPEGEYCVSTSNRNFEGRQGQGARTILASPLTAAKAAIEGRISAFESLN
- a CDS encoding 2-isopropylmalate synthase, producing the protein MNSEKIEIFDTTLRDGEQVPGCKLNTKQKLMIAERLDKLGIDVIEAGFPISSPGDFESVSEISKLIKNAKVCGLTRANRKDIDTAAEALKYAKRPRIHTGIGTSDSHIQYKFNSTRENILERAAEAVKYAKSYVEDVEFYAEDAGRTDNAYLARVCEEVIKAGATVLNIPDTTGYCLPEEYGQKIKYLKENVKGIEKAVLSCHCHNDLGLATANSIAGAINGARQIECTINGLGERAGNTALEEVVMILKQHKDLNFHTDINSKMLNEMSLMVSDLMGMPVQPNKAIVGANAFAHSSGIHQDGVIKNRETYEIIDPAEVGVNASSIILTARSGRSALAYRFKHIGYDITKNELDFLYQEFLKIADLKKEVKNDDLYMIMETCSRKIG
- the leuD gene encoding 3-isopropylmalate dehydratase small subunit, whose translation is MQKLTYIQSTAVPLPAENIDTDQIIPARFLKSIDRKGFGENLFRDWRFNIHSGEPNPDFVLNNSKYSGEILVAGNNFGCGSSREHAAWSLTDYGFKVIISSYFADIFKGNALNNGLLPVKVSEEFLKDILRSITENPELEINVDVEQQTISFNGRTETFELDSYKKICLINGYDDIDFLISKKQVIEQFELKTQKHEQQLF